Below is a genomic region from Legionella adelaidensis.
TGCAGCCACGCTTAAAACGGGTGAAGACGTTGTTGTAAAAATTCTGCGGCCCAATATGCGTAAAGTTATCGAGCAAGATCTCAGCATCCTTTACACCATTGCACATTTAGCTGAACGTTACTGGGCAGAAAGCAAGCGTTTAAAGCCTAAAGAAATCGTAAAAGAATTTGAAAAAACACTCTTTGATGAACTGAACTTACAGCGCGAAGCAGCGAATGCCAGTCAATTAAGAAGAAATTTTAATAATTCTCCTTTGTTATATGTTCCAGAAATTTATTGGGACTATGTTCGCGAAAATGTGATAGTAATGGAACGTATTTATGGAATTCCGGTCACGGATATTACAGCACTTAAAGAAAATGGTGTAAATATAAAGAAACTGGCTGAAAGAGGCTTACAAATCTTTTTTACCCAAGTATTTCGGGATTGTTTTTTCCATGCAGACATGCATCCTGGTAATATTTTTGTCTCTTTCGAAAACCCGGAAGATCCACAATATATCTGTGTAGATTTTGGGATCATCGGCACCTTAAGTGAAAATGACAAGCGTTACATTGCGGAAAATTTACTCGCTTTTTTTAATCGCGATTATCGAAGAGTCGCACAATTACATGTTGAATCAGGGTGGGTAGCCAGAGACACACATGTTGAGGAATTTGAAAGCGCTATTCGTACTGTTAGCGAGCCTATTTTTGAAAGACCATTAAAAGATATTTCTTTCGCTTTACTTGTTATGCAACTTTTCCAAGTAGCGCGCCGTTTTAATATGCAAGTGCAACCACAATTGGTGTTACTACAAAAAACGTTGCTGGCAATTGAAGGGCTGGGACGACAACTCTATCCCGATTTAGATTTATGGACAACAGGTAAGCCTTTTCTGGAAAAATGGGTTAAAGAACAAATGGGCCCCCAAGCTTTTTTCCAGCATCTGCGCGCGAATTTACCCTTTTTTATTGAACAATTACCTCACATGCCTAAATTATTTAACGATGTCCTTCTTTTAACCAAAGAACAAAAAATTCAAGAAATTGAAAAAAATCTCCTGCGTGGACCTTTAAAATTGAGTAAGTTTGCTTGGTATAAAGGCCTCGGGGCGGGGGTTTTTGTGGTAATGATGCTATTTAGTGGATTAAGCTATTTTAATGTTTTAGAACCTGATAAATTAGCTACAGCCGCATTAATAACCGCCTTCGCTGGCGGACTGCTTTCTTTCTGGAGCCGACGAAAAAGGAGATAAGCCATGGGCCTTAGCGGAATAAGTCCTTTATCCTTGCTTTTAATTTTTCTCATTATTCTCGCATTATTTGGGACCAATAAAGTTAAATCAATTGGCAGCGATTTAGCCTCAGCGATTAAAAGTTTTCGCAAAGCCATGAATGAAGATGATGAGAAGAAATGAGTATCGGTGAGTTACTCATTATTTTCATCGTAGCGCTCTTTGTATTTGGCCCCACTAAATTACCGATGCTCGCTGAGCACTTAGCCAAATTAATAAAGACGGTTACAAAAA
It encodes:
- a CDS encoding twin-arginine translocase TatA/TatE family subunit yields the protein MSIGELLIIFIVALFVFGPTKLPMLAEHLAKLIKTVTKIKNDASLFLQNQLNEQQLKENEKKAKTADEQYKNRDTD
- the ubiB gene encoding ubiquinone biosynthesis regulatory protein kinase UbiB; its protein translation is MKSTKQLFRLLRINYVLTKNGLDQVILSIRLFAPFRFIAYFNPWNWFRKEKLTRGQAIRKTLEELGPIFIKFGQALSTRPDILPPDIALELSKLQDQVPPFPSEQALAILESAFGHSAHEVFAQFDEEVLASASMAQVHAATLKTGEDVVVKILRPNMRKVIEQDLSILYTIAHLAERYWAESKRLKPKEIVKEFEKTLFDELNLQREAANASQLRRNFNNSPLLYVPEIYWDYVRENVIVMERIYGIPVTDITALKENGVNIKKLAERGLQIFFTQVFRDCFFHADMHPGNIFVSFENPEDPQYICVDFGIIGTLSENDKRYIAENLLAFFNRDYRRVAQLHVESGWVARDTHVEEFESAIRTVSEPIFERPLKDISFALLVMQLFQVARRFNMQVQPQLVLLQKTLLAIEGLGRQLYPDLDLWTTGKPFLEKWVKEQMGPQAFFQHLRANLPFFIEQLPHMPKLFNDVLLLTKEQKIQEIEKNLLRGPLKLSKFAWYKGLGAGVFVVMMLFSGLSYFNVLEPDKLATAALITAFAGGLLSFWSRRKRR
- the tatA gene encoding twin-arginine translocase TatA/TatE family subunit, which encodes MGLSGISPLSLLLIFLIILALFGTNKVKSIGSDLASAIKSFRKAMNEDDEKK